A DNA window from Candidatus Sulfidibacterium hydrothermale contains the following coding sequences:
- a CDS encoding phosphatidylserine decarboxylase, with product MKGIQTGKKRFVFALIILLFLLFFYPFSGPQPVRYVDRATGQVKTEQIEAGGWLFWLYNNPVGELSLQALIKRKWASEWYGKRMDKPESVSKIAPFIRKYHINMNDFQKKKYTSFNDFFIRKLRPGARKIDTNRNVVISPGDGKILAYDNIGRQDFIVKGYRFNLRSFLKNDSLARVYSGGSLLLLRLCPYDYHRFHYPVSGHLSPIVKIKGDYYSVNPIALRQDIRIFCENKREYQIITSKNFGPVLMAEIGATFVGSIVITHKSDTAVKGQEAGYFKFGGSSVILLFRKGKIQIDKDLLINTRRHLETEVKMGEAVAKKRL from the coding sequence ATGAAAGGCATCCAAACCGGTAAAAAGCGATTCGTTTTTGCGCTTATTATTTTATTATTCCTGCTTTTTTTCTATCCGTTTAGCGGGCCGCAACCAGTTCGTTATGTAGACCGTGCCACCGGACAGGTTAAAACCGAGCAGATAGAAGCCGGGGGCTGGCTTTTCTGGCTGTACAACAATCCGGTGGGAGAACTTTCGCTACAGGCGCTCATCAAACGTAAATGGGCTTCGGAATGGTATGGAAAACGTATGGACAAACCGGAATCGGTCAGTAAAATTGCGCCGTTTATCCGGAAGTACCACATCAACATGAATGATTTCCAAAAGAAAAAATATACTTCATTTAACGATTTCTTTATCCGTAAGCTCAGACCCGGTGCCCGGAAAATCGATACGAACAGGAACGTGGTCATTTCTCCCGGTGATGGAAAAATACTGGCTTATGATAACATTGGCCGACAAGATTTTATCGTTAAAGGATACCGGTTCAATTTGCGTAGTTTTTTAAAAAACGATTCGCTGGCCCGGGTTTATTCCGGCGGAAGTTTACTTTTATTGCGGTTGTGTCCGTATGATTATCACCGGTTTCATTATCCTGTAAGCGGACACCTTTCGCCGATAGTAAAAATCAAGGGCGATTATTACTCGGTAAATCCGATTGCTCTGCGGCAAGATATCCGCATCTTTTGCGAAAACAAAAGAGAATACCAGATCATCACGTCAAAAAATTTTGGTCCGGTGCTTATGGCTGAAATCGGGGCAACATTCGTCGGCAGTATTGTGATTACACACAAAAGCGATACAGCTGTAAAAGGACAGGAAGCCGGTTACTTTAAATTTGGCGGGTCGTCGGTTATTTTGCTTTTCCGCAAAGGTAAAATACAAATAGATAAAGACTTGTTAATCAATACCCGCAGGCATCTCGAAACGGAAGTAAAAATGGGGGAAGCCGTAGCGAAAAAACGGCTTTAA
- a CDS encoding AI-2E family transporter has translation MKHIFISDRLFRVTLFVAASFIIIAGMMMAESFITLILLAVFVSIIGVHPVSWLDRKKVPHWLSVTIVLLGFILIISGLSGIVGSSVSSFTSHLGKYETRLSVILSSINNDFSQYGINLSTDRLTQLFDPAKVLDFTASTLGQLGNVMSNTALIFFIVLFILLEMQSIGLKAKALGAASSKKSMENLTRIEKSVRHYLVIKTFVSLLTGILVGLLLWILGVEYAILWGLIAFLLNYIPNIGSIIAAIPAVMFAWIQLGFAHAVWAMIIFAVVNLMIGYMIEPRVMGKGMGLSTLVVFLSLIVWGYVLGIVGMFLSVPLTMTIKIVLEYNESTRPLAALLGTDEDALVLIEEKKKSVL, from the coding sequence ATGAAACACATTTTTATCAGCGACCGTCTTTTTCGTGTAACTCTTTTTGTGGCGGCATCGTTCATTATTATTGCCGGAATGATGATGGCCGAATCGTTTATCACCCTTATTCTGCTGGCTGTTTTTGTAAGTATTATCGGAGTCCATCCGGTATCGTGGCTCGACCGGAAAAAAGTTCCTCACTGGTTGTCCGTCACTATTGTTCTATTGGGGTTTATTTTGATCATTTCCGGCTTAAGCGGTATTGTGGGAAGTTCGGTCAGCAGCTTTACTTCCCATCTTGGCAAATACGAAACGCGTCTCAGTGTTATTTTATCCTCCATCAATAACGATTTTAGCCAATATGGCATCAACCTTTCTACCGACCGGCTAACACAACTTTTTGATCCGGCCAAAGTACTGGATTTTACCGCTTCCACCCTGGGACAGCTGGGAAATGTAATGAGCAATACCGCCCTGATTTTTTTCATCGTTTTGTTCATCCTGCTTGAAATGCAAAGCATCGGGCTGAAAGCAAAAGCTTTGGGAGCCGCTTCTTCTAAAAAATCAATGGAAAACCTGACACGTATCGAAAAAAGTGTCCGTCACTACCTTGTAATTAAAACTTTTGTCAGTTTGCTTACCGGAATCCTGGTCGGTCTTCTTTTATGGATTCTGGGAGTGGAATATGCGATTTTGTGGGGACTGATTGCTTTCCTGCTCAATTATATTCCCAATATCGGTTCCATTATTGCTGCTATTCCGGCGGTAATGTTCGCCTGGATACAATTAGGATTTGCTCATGCCGTTTGGGCCATGATTATTTTTGCTGTCGTTAATCTGATGATCGGTTACATGATAGAACCACGGGTAATGGGAAAAGGAATGGGCCTTTCCACGCTGGTGGTTTTCCTTTCGTTAATTGTTTGGGGATATGTACTGGGTATTGTGGGCATGTTTTTATCCGTACCATTGACCATGACCATTAAAATTGTGCTGGAATACAACGAATCAACCCGTCCGCTGGCGGCTCTGCTGGGTACCGATGAGGATGCCCTGGTGCTGATTGAAGAAAAAAAGAAATCGGTATTGTGA
- a CDS encoding FG-GAP repeat domain-containing protein produces the protein MSWIDVKNNHQLQAFVAGDYYVNDKHVIVSQLTVHGKNLRFAASRSPFPALYRGDAAVADYDHDGDQDIVMTGLNAQGQPEMRLYRNDGHGHFTVVPQAFTPLTDGSIEWGDYDHDGDLDILETGKRYDNKLVTLIYRNDNGVFTEIPVNVPGVYHGVARWGDYDQDGDLDLLITGNDGNGPFTALYQNIKNKYYPVKDHFVQLQNSDAQWGDLDGDSDLDFIISGEDKDGFPDCRIYSNELNNYFMNVPVSIRSLKSCTIDLADYDHDGDLDIVMTGESMERSYTEVYENELAFDFKRILTGIPGVSSGKAIWGDFDHDGDMDLLVSGITICYDFITRIYRNDKNPKVENGQVTTIQPIPRLSNGPYYYYVFASCFCDPSGGDHPKYHLFISNIHKEKRAYDLNYKFNALLIKAVPNWGKTDSGHRTSNAFKTYREAEASRMQVIESYKASGFEVHFLNW, from the coding sequence ATGAGCTGGATAGACGTGAAAAACAATCATCAGCTTCAGGCTTTTGTGGCCGGTGATTATTACGTAAATGACAAACATGTCATTGTTTCTCAACTTACTGTTCACGGAAAAAATCTCCGGTTTGCAGCTTCCCGTTCTCCCTTTCCGGCGTTGTACCGGGGAGATGCTGCCGTGGCAGATTACGATCACGATGGCGATCAGGATATTGTCATGACCGGATTAAATGCCCAGGGACAGCCGGAAATGCGACTTTACAGAAATGACGGACACGGACATTTTACCGTCGTTCCACAAGCTTTTACTCCGCTGACAGACGGCTCTATAGAATGGGGTGATTATGACCATGACGGCGATTTGGATATTCTGGAAACCGGAAAACGGTACGATAACAAATTAGTTACTTTGATTTACCGTAACGATAATGGCGTTTTTACCGAAATTCCGGTCAATGTTCCCGGTGTTTATCATGGCGTAGCCCGTTGGGGAGATTACGACCAGGATGGCGATCTGGATCTGCTGATTACCGGAAACGATGGAAACGGCCCGTTTACAGCACTTTATCAAAACATAAAAAACAAATATTATCCGGTAAAAGATCATTTTGTTCAGCTGCAAAACAGCGATGCCCAATGGGGTGATCTGGATGGCGACAGTGACCTGGATTTTATTATCAGCGGAGAAGATAAAGACGGATTCCCCGATTGTCGCATTTATTCCAACGAACTCAACAATTATTTCATGAATGTACCGGTTTCCATTCGGTCGCTTAAATCATGTACCATCGATTTGGCTGATTATGACCACGATGGCGACCTGGACATTGTGATGACCGGCGAATCCATGGAAAGATCATATACCGAAGTTTATGAAAACGAACTGGCCTTCGATTTCAAACGTATCCTTACCGGAATTCCCGGAGTAAGTTCAGGAAAAGCCATCTGGGGCGATTTTGACCATGACGGAGATATGGATTTGCTGGTTTCCGGTATTACCATTTGTTATGACTTCATCACCCGGATTTACCGGAATGACAAAAATCCGAAAGTGGAAAACGGACAAGTTACTACCATCCAGCCGATTCCCCGTTTATCCAACGGTCCGTACTACTATTATGTATTTGCTTCCTGCTTTTGCGACCCGTCAGGCGGCGATCATCCGAAATATCATCTCTTCATCAGTAACATTCATAAAGAAAAACGCGCTTACGACCTGAATTATAAGTTTAATGCCCTGTTGATTAAAGCGGTGCCCAACTGGGGAAAAACCGATAGCGGTCACCGTACATCCAATGCATTTAAAACGTACCGGGAGGCCGAAGCTTCTCGCATGCAGGTTATAGAATCTTACAAAGCCTCCGGATTTGAAGTGCATTTTCTTAACTGGTAG
- a CDS encoding MltF family protein has product MRKTIGISLILLLLIASCQHPVRQEQKQIKTEKQTPDFLDSILVHKKLTALTDYSANTYFIYRGERMGYQYELLKAFAKYLGVSLDLRIEANLDSSFKKLEEGKADVLAMGLTVTQNRLKFLRFTRPLFYTREVLVQRKPDNYQKMATADEINSHLIRNRIDLGGLTIHIRKGSVYYQQLRSLQNSIGDTIHIIQDTLSSEMLIREVAEHKIDYTIADEFVARNAARVYPNIDVKTPVSFEQKIAWAVRKDQKHLADTLDAWLMKFNKTLEARLLYNKYFKNMRVRRLVKSKYFSYTGGKLSPYDDLIKKAARKIGWDWRLLASMIYQESEFKPNVTSWVGAYGLMQLMPETMKEFGVTENSSPEEQINAGVELLKSFESQLPDSVTDSVQRIKFTLASYNGGLAHILDARRLARKYGKDPNVWDNNVDFFVLHLSEKKYYHDPVVRNGYMRGWETYEFVKQIFDRYKSYKLLIDK; this is encoded by the coding sequence ATGAGGAAAACAATAGGTATTTCTTTGATTCTGTTGCTGTTGATTGCTTCTTGCCAGCATCCGGTCCGGCAGGAGCAAAAACAGATAAAAACGGAAAAACAGACTCCGGACTTTCTTGATTCAATTTTAGTACACAAAAAATTAACCGCGTTAACCGATTACAGTGCCAACACGTATTTTATTTATCGCGGTGAACGCATGGGTTATCAGTATGAACTTTTAAAAGCTTTTGCGAAATATCTGGGGGTATCACTCGACTTGCGTATCGAAGCTAACCTGGACAGCAGTTTTAAAAAGCTGGAAGAAGGAAAAGCCGATGTGCTGGCGATGGGACTGACGGTAACGCAAAACCGGTTAAAGTTTTTGCGTTTTACGCGCCCGTTGTTTTATACCCGCGAAGTGCTGGTGCAGCGTAAACCGGATAATTATCAGAAAATGGCTACTGCCGATGAAATTAATTCTCATCTGATCCGTAACCGGATTGATTTGGGAGGCCTGACGATTCATATCCGGAAAGGTTCGGTGTATTATCAGCAACTCCGAAGTTTACAAAACAGTATTGGCGACACTATTCATATTATTCAGGATACGCTCAGCTCGGAAATGCTTATTCGTGAAGTAGCGGAACATAAAATCGATTATACCATTGCCGATGAGTTTGTTGCCCGTAATGCGGCCAGGGTTTACCCGAATATTGATGTGAAAACGCCGGTAAGTTTTGAACAAAAAATCGCCTGGGCTGTCCGTAAAGACCAAAAACATTTGGCTGATACGCTGGATGCCTGGCTTATGAAGTTTAACAAAACACTGGAAGCCCGTCTTTTGTACAACAAGTACTTTAAGAATATGCGGGTTCGCCGTTTGGTGAAAAGTAAATATTTTTCATATACCGGCGGAAAACTGTCGCCGTATGACGATTTGATTAAAAAAGCCGCCCGGAAAATTGGCTGGGACTGGCGTTTACTGGCATCTATGATTTATCAGGAATCGGAGTTTAAACCGAATGTTACCTCTTGGGTGGGAGCATACGGTTTGATGCAGCTGATGCCGGAAACCATGAAAGAGTTCGGAGTAACCGAGAATTCCTCTCCCGAAGAGCAGATCAATGCCGGGGTGGAATTGTTAAAATCGTTTGAAAGCCAGCTTCCGGATTCGGTTACCGACTCGGTGCAGCGCATTAAATTTACCCTGGCTTCTTACAACGGCGGGCTGGCGCATATTTTAGATGCCCGGCGGCTGGCCCGTAAGTATGGTAAGGATCCAAATGTATGGGACAATAATGTGGACTTTTTTGTGCTGCATTTGTCGGAAAAGAAATATTATCACGATCCAGTGGTGCGCAACGGTTATATGCGGGGTTGGGAAACGTATGAATTTGTAAAACAGATTTTTGACCGCTATAAAAGCTATAAGTTACTGATTGATAAATAA
- a CDS encoding flavodoxin domain-containing protein produces MKKTALLYWGKGGNVENAAKIIYRQLDPQTTDFMPLDEFNPEDLDQYSLVILGGSTVGAENWEDTSNDNLWNNFFRNIQHKDLSHITFAAFGLGDQVLYPAHFVDGLGFFHEEISKTNARVIGRWPTEGYRFTDSEGVEGDYFYGLALDEDNEPEKTEERAKKWVAQLKKEMEE; encoded by the coding sequence ATGAAAAAAACAGCATTATTATATTGGGGAAAAGGCGGAAACGTAGAAAATGCCGCAAAAATTATTTACCGGCAACTGGACCCGCAAACGACAGATTTTATGCCTTTGGATGAATTTAATCCGGAAGATCTGGACCAGTACAGTCTGGTTATTTTAGGCGGTTCTACGGTAGGTGCCGAGAACTGGGAAGACACTTCCAACGACAATCTTTGGAATAACTTTTTCAGGAATATTCAACACAAAGACTTATCACACATCACTTTTGCTGCTTTTGGCCTGGGAGATCAGGTTTTGTACCCGGCCCATTTTGTGGACGGACTCGGATTTTTCCATGAAGAAATCAGTAAAACCAATGCCCGGGTAATCGGTCGCTGGCCTACAGAAGGTTACCGTTTTACCGATTCTGAAGGCGTTGAAGGCGATTACTTTTACGGACTGGCACTGGACGAAGACAATGAGCCGGAAAAAACAGAAGAGCGAGCCAAAAAGTGGGTTGCCCAACTGAAAAAAGAGATGGAAGAATAA
- a CDS encoding 3-hydroxyacyl-CoA dehydrogenase, with product MKNIAVLGAGVLGSQVAWQAAFHGMNVSVYDISPEALQKAREKHREFAVLFQEKYHVTEEETKNALKRLRYFENLAEAVQDADITSESVPEVLEIKKDFYRKLAAVAPEKTIFTTNSSTMIPSMFSQETGRPEKFLAMHFANPVWEANIAEVMGHAGTQKAVFDAVVDFTREMGMVPVPLYKEQPGYVINSLLSPFLSAAANLYFNGVADYKTIDKTWMISTGARSGPFGIMDLVGMQTMYNVMMLKAKQTGNPDALKRAEAIKTQFIDKGKMGIASGEGFYRYPNPAYKDPDFLK from the coding sequence ATGAAGAATATTGCAGTATTAGGGGCCGGTGTTCTCGGTTCACAGGTAGCCTGGCAGGCAGCTTTTCATGGAATGAACGTTTCGGTGTATGACATTTCACCGGAGGCTTTGCAAAAAGCCCGAGAGAAGCATCGGGAGTTTGCTGTCCTGTTTCAGGAGAAATATCATGTTACGGAAGAAGAAACAAAAAATGCACTAAAGCGGCTCCGTTATTTTGAAAATCTGGCAGAGGCGGTTCAGGATGCCGATATTACCAGTGAATCGGTGCCGGAAGTGCTGGAGATAAAAAAAGATTTTTACCGGAAACTGGCCGCTGTGGCTCCGGAAAAAACCATCTTTACGACCAACTCTTCTACCATGATTCCCAGTATGTTTTCGCAGGAAACCGGGCGGCCGGAAAAATTTCTTGCCATGCATTTCGCCAATCCGGTTTGGGAAGCCAATATTGCCGAAGTAATGGGCCATGCCGGAACTCAAAAAGCTGTTTTTGATGCGGTGGTAGATTTTACCCGCGAAATGGGAATGGTTCCGGTTCCGTTGTACAAAGAACAACCCGGATATGTGATTAACAGCTTGCTCTCTCCGTTTTTGTCGGCGGCAGCCAATCTTTACTTTAACGGGGTAGCGGATTATAAAACAATTGATAAAACCTGGATGATTAGTACCGGTGCCCGCTCGGGGCCGTTTGGTATTATGGATTTGGTCGGTATGCAAACCATGTACAACGTGATGATGCTAAAAGCCAAACAAACCGGAAATCCGGATGCGTTAAAAAGAGCCGAAGCCATTAAAACGCAGTTTATCGACAAAGGAAAAATGGGAATTGCCAGTGGCGAAGGTTTTTATCGCTATCCCAATCCGGCGTATAAAGATCCGGATTTTCTCAAATAA